The proteins below come from a single Candidatus Saccharibacteria bacterium genomic window:
- the prmC gene encoding peptide chain release factor N(5)-glutamine methyltransferase: MKVQQLVEKTTGQFNSVGIPSARLDAELLLAHVVGKGREWVLAHGQDELTEAQTALFEQYVSRRLEREPVCYITNCLEFYGLNFYVDPRVLAPRVETELIAEQAIKHAPKDSTLIDIGTGSGAIAVTVAKHRPDLKITATEVSHDALQVARKNAAQILGAEHMLEFMHADVFDGMEREFDVVVTNLPYVSNDYHDRMKPEVQKEPGIALFGGPGDGLDLYRRFYEQLPKHIKPGSKVFHESDPWQHEELKKLAAQAGLKTILEDYLILGFEKS; this comes from the coding sequence ATGAAAGTACAGCAGCTAGTCGAAAAAACCACTGGCCAGTTTAACTCGGTGGGCATACCATCGGCCCGACTCGATGCTGAGTTACTTTTGGCTCACGTGGTCGGCAAAGGGCGCGAATGGGTGCTAGCCCATGGCCAAGACGAACTTACCGAGGCTCAAACTGCCCTTTTTGAACAATATGTATCCCGGCGGCTAGAACGAGAGCCGGTTTGCTATATTACCAACTGCCTGGAGTTCTACGGCCTAAATTTTTACGTTGACCCTCGCGTGCTAGCTCCGCGGGTCGAAACCGAACTCATTGCCGAGCAAGCCATTAAGCACGCCCCCAAAGACTCAACCCTGATTGATATTGGCACCGGCAGTGGCGCTATTGCCGTTACGGTAGCCAAACACCGGCCCGATCTTAAAATCACTGCCACCGAGGTAAGCCACGACGCCCTGCAGGTAGCTCGCAAGAATGCCGCCCAGATCTTGGGTGCTGAGCATATGCTGGAATTTATGCATGCCGATGTTTTTGACGGCATGGAACGCGAGTTTGATGTAGTAGTTACCAACCTGCCTTATGTAAGCAATGACTATCACGATCGCATGAAGCCCGAGGTGCAAAAAGAGCCCGGCATTGCCCTATTCGGTGGCCCTGGCGACGGCTTAGACTTGTACCGCCGCTTTTATGAGCAACTGCCCAAGCATATTAAGCCTGGCAGCAAGGTATTCCACGAATCTGACCCCTGGCAGCACGAAGAACTTAAAAAGCTAGCTGCTCAAGCTGGCCTTAAAACAATCCTCGAAGACTACCTAATCTTAGGCTTCGAAAAGTCCTGA